A window from Desulfobulbaceae bacterium DB1 encodes these proteins:
- a CDS encoding ATP-dependent protease (among the AAA+ ATPases, the YifB protease family belongs to the Helix 2 insert clade; unknown function), which produces MLAKVQTSTVFGVDALPVEVEVDIVFGLPAFSTVGLAEGAVRESKDRVRAAIKNSGYDFPNKKITVNLAPADIKKGGTGFDLPIAVGILAAEEILPSDKLPLYAVVGELALDGIIRPVPGILPMVLAARKAGLQGIMVPVDNAPEAAVVTGIDVIGISFLHQAVDFLAGKKSIPPAVVDMESLLTKQQDYQLDFSEVKGQEHVKRALEVAAAGDHNVLLSGPPGSGKTMLSKRLPTILPDLSFEEALETTKIYSVCGLLPDRCSLMPQRPFRSPHHTISDAGLIGGGNIPRPGEVSLAHNGVLFLDELPEFKKNVLEVLRQPLEDGKVTIARATSTLTFPARFVLVAALNPCPCGYLGDNRHVCTCTPLQIKRYAEKLSGPLLDRIDIHLEVPAVPFQEVASAVEGESSGEIKKRVVKARKIQQQRFKGRKGIFSNSQMTSRDLKKFCLLNEKSLSLLESGMAQLGLSARAYHRILKIARTIADLAGEKEIGSGHIAEAIQYRRLERNRLP; this is translated from the coding sequence ATGCTCGCCAAGGTGCAGACCAGCACTGTTTTCGGTGTCGATGCACTGCCGGTTGAAGTCGAAGTGGATATCGTTTTCGGTCTGCCCGCCTTTTCCACTGTCGGCCTTGCCGAAGGTGCCGTCCGCGAAAGCAAGGATCGGGTAAGGGCCGCAATCAAAAACAGCGGCTACGATTTTCCAAACAAAAAGATAACCGTGAATCTTGCTCCGGCGGACATCAAGAAGGGGGGAACCGGGTTCGACCTTCCCATTGCCGTCGGCATTCTTGCGGCCGAGGAGATACTCCCCTCGGACAAACTCCCTTTGTACGCCGTGGTCGGCGAACTTGCCCTGGACGGCATCATTCGGCCTGTGCCGGGCATCCTCCCCATGGTTCTCGCCGCTCGCAAAGCTGGGCTCCAGGGAATCATGGTTCCGGTTGACAACGCGCCGGAAGCGGCGGTGGTGACGGGAATAGACGTCATCGGCATCAGTTTTCTGCACCAGGCGGTTGATTTTCTTGCCGGCAAAAAATCAATTCCCCCCGCCGTGGTTGACATGGAATCCTTGTTGACCAAACAGCAGGATTACCAGCTTGATTTCAGTGAAGTCAAAGGCCAGGAGCATGTCAAACGGGCCCTGGAAGTTGCGGCCGCCGGTGACCACAATGTGCTTTTGAGCGGCCCGCCGGGATCCGGCAAGACCATGCTGTCAAAACGGTTACCGACCATATTGCCGGATCTCAGTTTTGAAGAAGCTCTGGAGACAACCAAGATATACAGCGTCTGCGGCCTGCTGCCCGACAGATGCAGTCTGATGCCGCAGAGGCCGTTTCGCTCCCCGCATCACACCATTTCCGACGCCGGGCTTATCGGCGGGGGCAACATTCCCCGTCCGGGAGAAGTCTCCCTGGCCCATAACGGCGTTCTTTTTCTTGATGAACTGCCGGAATTCAAAAAAAACGTCCTGGAGGTGCTCAGGCAACCGCTGGAAGACGGCAAGGTGACCATTGCCAGAGCAACGTCGACTCTCACCTTTCCTGCCAGGTTCGTGCTGGTGGCGGCATTAAACCCCTGTCCCTGCGGTTATCTCGGCGACAACCGGCACGTCTGCACCTGCACTCCGCTGCAGATAAAACGCTACGCGGAAAAGCTCTCCGGTCCATTACTTGACAGAATCGATATCCATCTTGAGGTGCCGGCTGTTCCCTTCCAGGAAGTTGCATCAGCCGTTGAGGGTGAAAGCTCCGGGGAAATCAAGAAAAGGGTGGTAAAAGCCAGGAAAATACAGCAACAACGCTTTAAGGGCAGGAAAGGAATTTTCAGCAACAGCCAGATGACCAGCCGCGATCTGAAAAAATTCTGCCTCCTGAACGAAAAATCCCTCAGCCTGCTTGAAAGCGGCATGGCGCAACTTGGCCTGTCCGCCAGGGCCTATCACCGCATCCTGAAAATCGCCCGCACCATCGCCGATCTCGCCGGAGAAAAAGAAATCGGCTCCGGCCATATCGCCGAGGCCATCCAATATCGTCGCCTGGAAAGGAACCGTTTACCATGA